In Spinacia oleracea cultivar Varoflay chromosome 5, BTI_SOV_V1, whole genome shotgun sequence, a single window of DNA contains:
- the LOC110794162 gene encoding cyclic phosphodiesterase: MATQTHVYSVWGLPSDDVKQRVKDVMNTLRSEFNGPDFDPHVTVVGAIDLTPEDALEKFKSACKGLNAYTAYGRGVSTGTFFYQCVYLLLDTTPEVVETSDHCCGHFGFNRATPYMPHMSLLYADLTDEEKKKAQDRANALDDCLGNLTFTVKRLALYKTDTQDKTLKSWEKVTEYHLQAV, encoded by the exons ATGGCGACCCAGACACATGTTTACTCGGTGTGGGGACTTCCGTCAGATGATGTGAAGCAGAGAGTGAAGGATGTGATGAACACCCTCCGATCAGAATTCAACGGTCCTGATTTTGATCCCCATGTTACTGTTGTCGGGGCTATTGATTTGACGCCGGAGGATGCACTTGAGAAATTCAAATCAGCGTGTAAGGGGTTGAACGCGTATACTGCTTACGGTAGGGGCGTCTCCACTGGAACTTTCTTTTATCAGTGTGTTTACCTCCTCCTTGACACCACACCTGAG GTAGTTGAAACAAGTGATCATTGTTGTGGACATTTTGGTTTTAATCGCGCTACAC CTTACATGCCACACATGAGCCTTCTGTATGCGGACTTAACCGATGAAGAGAAAAAGAAAGCTCAGGATAGAGCTAATGCACTGGATGACTGCCTTGGTAACTTGACTTTCACTGTAAAACGCCTGGCATTATACAAAACTGATACTCAAGATAAGACACTCAAATCCTGGGAAAAGGTGACGGAATATCATCTCCAAGCAGTTTAG